The following proteins are encoded in a genomic region of Fibrobacter sp.:
- a CDS encoding cation transporter, which translates to MENRDPEHKIETDLLSTINDEDVRVRQLRTEQVVSLGLWANAILALLKLSSGIIGHSQALLADGVNSLSDVVYFIVVRIFVVFSGKPADPEHPYGHHQFESIAALVVGAFVITTGLAIFWDSVNTAFRMLIGTIESDPVRGFTLIVALFTIVLKMVLIIKARNAADKTGSIAISALARDHRNDIFASSGVSIGILFGLAGIPWVDPLAGAIVAILVTKTGIDVLRESSAELMDTVPSQEIDTQIRQHLSRFPGIKQIESIHAHRFGPYFVVNITVGVDGSMSIYKGNKIADAVEEHLLKRMDMLRRVYVHYHPVKLKTGS; encoded by the coding sequence ATGGAAAACAGGGATCCTGAGCATAAGATAGAAACTGATCTTCTCTCTACAATTAATGATGAGGATGTCAGAGTTCGCCAACTTCGTACAGAGCAGGTGGTCAGTCTTGGTCTCTGGGCTAATGCGATTTTGGCACTCCTTAAGCTTTCATCAGGAATAATCGGCCACAGCCAGGCCCTTCTTGCCGATGGAGTAAACTCGCTTTCCGATGTTGTTTACTTTATAGTGGTGCGGATATTTGTTGTCTTCTCCGGTAAACCTGCAGACCCGGAACATCCCTACGGTCATCATCAGTTCGAGAGTATCGCAGCTCTTGTTGTAGGTGCATTTGTAATCACTACCGGTCTGGCGATTTTCTGGGATTCTGTAAACACAGCTTTCCGGATGTTGATTGGCACCATAGAGAGTGATCCTGTTCGGGGATTTACCCTCATAGTAGCCTTGTTTACTATTGTATTAAAGATGGTTTTGATAATAAAAGCAAGGAATGCCGCAGACAAAACAGGCAGTATTGCAATTTCAGCACTGGCACGTGATCATCGTAATGACATTTTCGCCTCAAGCGGAGTATCAATTGGTATTCTATTTGGATTGGCAGGTATCCCCTGGGTTGATCCCCTGGCAGGGGCCATAGTGGCGATTCTGGTCACTAAAACAGGAATAGATGTGCTTCGGGAATCGAGTGCTGAACTAATGGATACCGTGCCCAGTCAGGAGATCGACACTCAGATCCGGCAGCATCTTTCGAGGTTTCCCGGAATCAAGCAGATAGAGAGTATTCATGCCCACAGGTTCGGTCCCTACTTTGTAGTGAATATAACCGTGGGGGTGGATGGCTCTATGAGTATTTACAAAGGAAACAAGATTGCTGATGCAGTGGAGGAGCATCTTCTAA